In Citrus sinensis cultivar Valencia sweet orange chromosome 4, DVS_A1.0, whole genome shotgun sequence, one DNA window encodes the following:
- the LOC102613240 gene encoding histidine-containing phosphotransfer protein 2 isoform X1, with amino-acid sequence MADKVALNRQLLDTITSMEVEGLVDSRFRMVYSLKEANGPFFFAELIPTFCSDAQTTIREMTLALEQPVVNYHEMEELCMKIKGGTLCIGAHQIALACGDLRHAIDDRSKERCTVAVDAIRHEFLKLHSKMDIVLQLERMIISHN; translated from the exons ATGGCTGATAAGGTGGCTTTGAACCGGCAGCTTCTTGATACTATCACCTCCATGGAAGTTGAA GGTTTAGTGGATTCTCGGTTTAGAATGGTTTATTCTTTGAAGGAGGCTAATGGACCTTTCTTTTTTGCCGAGTTGATACCAACCTTCTGCTCTGATGCCCAAACTACCATAAGAGAGATGACCCTGGCTTT GGAGCAACCTGTTGTGAATTATCATGAAATGGAAGAATTATGCATGAAAATTAAAGGAGGAACATTATG CATTGGTGCTCATCAAATTGCACTTGCGTGTGGTGACCTTCGTCATGCCATTGATGACAGATCTAAGGAAAg GTGCACTGTGGCAGTTGATGCGATCAGACATGAATTTCTAAAGCTACATAGCAAGATGGATATAGTTCTTCAG
- the LOC102613240 gene encoding uncharacterized protein LOC102613240 isoform X2, translating into MADKVALNRQLLDTITSMEVEGLVDSRFRMVYSLKEANGPFFFAELIPTFCSDAQTTIREMTLAFIGAHQIALACGDLRHAIDDRSKERCTVAVDAIRHEFLKLHSKMDIVLQLERMIISHN; encoded by the exons ATGGCTGATAAGGTGGCTTTGAACCGGCAGCTTCTTGATACTATCACCTCCATGGAAGTTGAA GGTTTAGTGGATTCTCGGTTTAGAATGGTTTATTCTTTGAAGGAGGCTAATGGACCTTTCTTTTTTGCCGAGTTGATACCAACCTTCTGCTCTGATGCCCAAACTACCATAAGAGAGATGACCCTGGCTTT CATTGGTGCTCATCAAATTGCACTTGCGTGTGGTGACCTTCGTCATGCCATTGATGACAGATCTAAGGAAAg GTGCACTGTGGCAGTTGATGCGATCAGACATGAATTTCTAAAGCTACATAGCAAGATGGATATAGTTCTTCAG